Proteins encoded within one genomic window of Elephas maximus indicus isolate mEleMax1 chromosome 21, mEleMax1 primary haplotype, whole genome shotgun sequence:
- the TERF2 gene encoding telomeric repeat-binding factor 2 isoform X1 translates to MAAGSGTAGPASGSGVVRDPSASQPRKGPGGESARRSGTMAGGGGSSDGNGRSAGRRASRSGGRARRGRHELGLGGAAERGAGEARLEAAVNRWVLKFYFHEALRAFRSSRYGDFRQIRDIMQALLVRPLGKEHTVSRLLRVMQCLSRIEEGENLDCSFDMEAELTPLESAINVLEMIKTEFTLTEAVVESSRKLVKEAAVIICIKNKEFEKASKILKKHMSKDPTTQKLRNDLLNIIREKNVAHPVIQNFSYETFQQKMLRFLESHLDHAEPYLLTMAKKALKSESAASSTVKEDKEPAPEPVEKTLREPTRELQNTPTTFGIMTLKAAFKALSSAKDSEAAFSRLDQKDLVLPNQASLPSSALKNKRPRKNESSAPAECEGGSELQPKAKRMTISRLVLEEDSQSIEPSTGLDSSQEVVPASLSKPAALNQPLPKEKNLKVPKGKWNSSNGVEEKDTWIEEDELFRVQAAPDEESVTSITKKQKWTVEESEWIKAGVQKYGEGNWAAISKNYPFVNRTAVMIKDRWRTMKKLGMN, encoded by the exons ATGGCCGCCGGATCCGGGACGGCGGGTCCTGCTTCCGGATCGGGCGTCGTGCGTGACCCATCGGCGTCACAGCCGAGAAAGGGGCCCGGCGGCGAGAGCGCGCGGCGATCGGGCACGATGGCGGGAGGAGGCGGGAGTAGCGACGGCAACGGGCGGTCGGCGGGTCGGCGGGCATCCCGCAGCGGCGGGCGGGCCCGACGGGGGCGCCACGAGCTGGGGCTGGGGGGCGCCGCGGAGCGCGGCGCGGGGGAGGCGAGGCTGGAGGCGGCGGTCAACCGCTGGGTGCTCAAGTTCTACTTCCACGAGGCGCTGCGGGCCTTTCGGAGTAGTCGGTATGGGGACTTCAGGCAGATCCGGGACATCATGCAGG CTTTGCTTGTCAGGCCCTTGGGGAAGGAGCATACCGTGTCCCGGCTGCTGCGGGTTATGCAGTGTCTGTCTCGCATTGAAGAGGGTGAAAATTTAG ATTGTTCCTTTGATATGGAGGCTGAGCTCACACCCCTGGAATCAGCTATCAATGTGCTGGAGATGATTAAAACGGAATTTACACTGACAGAGGCAGTGGTCGAGTCCAGTAGAAAACTGGTCAAGGAGGCT GCTGTCATTATTTGtatcaaaaacaaagaatttgaaaaggcttcaaaaattttgaaaaaacatATGTCCAAGGACCCCACAACTCAG AAGCTAAGGAATGATCTCCTGAACATTATCCGTGAAAAGAACGTGGCCCATCCTGTGATCCAGAACTTTTCCTACGAGACCTTCCAACAGAAGATGCTGCGCTTTCTGGAGAGCCACCTGGATCACGCAGAGCCCTACCTCCTCACG ATGGCCAAAAAGGCTTTGAAATCTGAGTCCGCTGCCTCAAGCACAGTGAAGGAAGATAAAGAGCCAGCACCAGAGCCTGTGGAAAAGACACTCAGAGAACCTACAAG GGAGCTACAGAATACTCCAACCACCTTTGGGATTATGACTCTGAAAGCAGCTTTCAAGGCCCTATCCAGTGCGAAGGATTCTGAGGCAGCCTTCTCAAGACTAGACCAGAAGGATCTGGTACTTCCTAATCAAGCATCTCTACCATCCTCAGCCCTCAAAAACAAGAGACCAAGAAAAAATGAAAGTTCAGCCCCTGCTGAATGTGAGGGTGGCTCTGAACTGCAGCCCAAGGCCAAGCGCATGACAATAAGCAGATTGGTTTTGGAGGAGGACAGCCAGAGTATTGAGCCCAGCACAGGCCTCGACTCTTCCCAGGAGGTCGTTCCAGCATCACTATCCAAGCCTGCCGCACTCAACCAACCCCTTCCCAAGGAGAAGAATCTCAA AGTACCCAAAGGCAAGTGGAACAGCTCTAATGGGGTTGAAGAAAAAGATACTTGGATAGAAGAGGATGAACTGTTTCGAGTTCAGG CAGCACCTGACGAAGAGAGTGTAACCAGCATAACAAAAAAacag AAGTGGACGGTAGAAGAAAGCGAGTGGATCAAGGCTGGAGTGCAGAAATACGGAGAAGGAAACTGGGCTGCCATTTCTAAAAATTACCCATTTGTTAACCGAACAGCTGTAATGATTAAGGATCGCTGGCGGACCATGAAAAAACTTGGCATGAACTGA
- the TERF2 gene encoding telomeric repeat-binding factor 2 isoform X2: protein MAAGSGTAGPASGSGVVRDPSASQPRKGPGGESARRSGTMAGGGGSSDGNGRSAGRRASRSGGRARRGRHELGLGGAAERGAGEARLEAAVNRWVLKFYFHEALRAFRSSRYGDFRQIRDIMQALLVRPLGKEHTVSRLLRVMQCLSRIEEGENLDCSFDMEAELTPLESAINVLEMIKTEFTLTEAVVESSRKLVKEAAVIICIKNKEFEKASKILKKHMSKDPTTQKLRNDLLNIIREKNVAHPVIQNFSYETFQQKMLRFLESHLDHAEPYLLTMAKKALKSESAASSTVKEDKEPAPEPVEKTLREPTRELQNTPTTFGIMTLKAAFKALSSAKDSEAAFSRLDQKDLVLPNQASLPSSALKNKRPRKNESSAPAECEGGSELQPKAKRMTISRLVLEEDSQSIEPSTGLDSSQEVVPASLSKPAALNQPLPKEKNLKVPKGKWNSSNGVEEKDTWIEEDELFRVQAPDEESVTSITKKQKWTVEESEWIKAGVQKYGEGNWAAISKNYPFVNRTAVMIKDRWRTMKKLGMN, encoded by the exons ATGGCCGCCGGATCCGGGACGGCGGGTCCTGCTTCCGGATCGGGCGTCGTGCGTGACCCATCGGCGTCACAGCCGAGAAAGGGGCCCGGCGGCGAGAGCGCGCGGCGATCGGGCACGATGGCGGGAGGAGGCGGGAGTAGCGACGGCAACGGGCGGTCGGCGGGTCGGCGGGCATCCCGCAGCGGCGGGCGGGCCCGACGGGGGCGCCACGAGCTGGGGCTGGGGGGCGCCGCGGAGCGCGGCGCGGGGGAGGCGAGGCTGGAGGCGGCGGTCAACCGCTGGGTGCTCAAGTTCTACTTCCACGAGGCGCTGCGGGCCTTTCGGAGTAGTCGGTATGGGGACTTCAGGCAGATCCGGGACATCATGCAGG CTTTGCTTGTCAGGCCCTTGGGGAAGGAGCATACCGTGTCCCGGCTGCTGCGGGTTATGCAGTGTCTGTCTCGCATTGAAGAGGGTGAAAATTTAG ATTGTTCCTTTGATATGGAGGCTGAGCTCACACCCCTGGAATCAGCTATCAATGTGCTGGAGATGATTAAAACGGAATTTACACTGACAGAGGCAGTGGTCGAGTCCAGTAGAAAACTGGTCAAGGAGGCT GCTGTCATTATTTGtatcaaaaacaaagaatttgaaaaggcttcaaaaattttgaaaaaacatATGTCCAAGGACCCCACAACTCAG AAGCTAAGGAATGATCTCCTGAACATTATCCGTGAAAAGAACGTGGCCCATCCTGTGATCCAGAACTTTTCCTACGAGACCTTCCAACAGAAGATGCTGCGCTTTCTGGAGAGCCACCTGGATCACGCAGAGCCCTACCTCCTCACG ATGGCCAAAAAGGCTTTGAAATCTGAGTCCGCTGCCTCAAGCACAGTGAAGGAAGATAAAGAGCCAGCACCAGAGCCTGTGGAAAAGACACTCAGAGAACCTACAAG GGAGCTACAGAATACTCCAACCACCTTTGGGATTATGACTCTGAAAGCAGCTTTCAAGGCCCTATCCAGTGCGAAGGATTCTGAGGCAGCCTTCTCAAGACTAGACCAGAAGGATCTGGTACTTCCTAATCAAGCATCTCTACCATCCTCAGCCCTCAAAAACAAGAGACCAAGAAAAAATGAAAGTTCAGCCCCTGCTGAATGTGAGGGTGGCTCTGAACTGCAGCCCAAGGCCAAGCGCATGACAATAAGCAGATTGGTTTTGGAGGAGGACAGCCAGAGTATTGAGCCCAGCACAGGCCTCGACTCTTCCCAGGAGGTCGTTCCAGCATCACTATCCAAGCCTGCCGCACTCAACCAACCCCTTCCCAAGGAGAAGAATCTCAA AGTACCCAAAGGCAAGTGGAACAGCTCTAATGGGGTTGAAGAAAAAGATACTTGGATAGAAGAGGATGAACTGTTTCGAGTTCAGG CACCTGACGAAGAGAGTGTAACCAGCATAACAAAAAAacag AAGTGGACGGTAGAAGAAAGCGAGTGGATCAAGGCTGGAGTGCAGAAATACGGAGAAGGAAACTGGGCTGCCATTTCTAAAAATTACCCATTTGTTAACCGAACAGCTGTAATGATTAAGGATCGCTGGCGGACCATGAAAAAACTTGGCATGAACTGA